Proteins found in one Methanospirillum hungatei JF-1 genomic segment:
- a CDS encoding alpha/beta fold hydrolase has protein sequence MDNHVAPPHTILQWNLTLPPHTSQPGVVILIPDWVYGLLPLCGPGLRKDIWIREEKFIDEIYRFFYQSGFGVLTLSCPMEVDEIPSDATILAATQIPDAYVTIKKLMKESSCNLNKSVLFGHGFGVCMMCELVAYGLKPAGFIVASGIYSDVESILTQKYFPFKDLNLQSAGVKNYSPVDPDTALIIKNLGKILQAARRGREKIKLKELNHFLELPIPKRLFSDESSPSALLSTLDAPSVILHGSGDLDISVTNAFFLETKLKQKNNSVSRLVMLDDDHWFREMPHDMAERIRERLSGECIQHPIDKRFLKNVQIFVEDVLKIRRTKKDIPDIITVTDSTMTSSSMPGIEKII, from the coding sequence ATGGACAATCACGTTGCTCCACCTCATACAATTCTTCAGTGGAATCTAACCCTCCCTCCTCATACTTCCCAGCCAGGAGTTGTCATACTAATTCCTGACTGGGTGTATGGACTACTTCCCCTATGTGGGCCCGGACTACGAAAAGACATCTGGATCAGGGAGGAAAAATTCATTGATGAGATATACCGTTTTTTTTATCAGAGCGGATTTGGCGTACTTACCCTGTCTTGTCCAATGGAAGTTGATGAAATTCCATCTGATGCTACCATATTAGCTGCTACACAAATCCCCGATGCATATGTAACAATAAAAAAATTAATGAAAGAATCCTCCTGTAATCTGAATAAATCTGTATTATTCGGGCACGGGTTTGGAGTGTGTATGATGTGTGAGCTGGTTGCATATGGTCTGAAACCTGCAGGATTTATAGTTGCAAGTGGTATCTATTCGGATGTTGAATCAATTCTTACTCAGAAATATTTCCCCTTTAAGGATCTGAATCTGCAATCTGCTGGGGTAAAGAACTATTCTCCGGTTGATCCGGATACTGCACTGATTATAAAGAACCTTGGAAAGATCCTGCAGGCAGCCCGAAGAGGAAGAGAAAAGATTAAACTAAAGGAATTGAATCATTTCCTCGAGTTACCGATTCCAAAAAGGTTATTTTCAGATGAATCATCACCCTCTGCATTATTATCCACACTTGATGCCCCATCAGTAATTCTACATGGTTCAGGGGATCTGGATATTTCAGTAACGAATGCCTTTTTTCTTGAGACCAAATTAAAACAGAAGAACAATTCTGTAAGTCGGCTTGTAATGCTTGATGATGATCACTGGTTCAGGGAGATGCCACATGATATGGCGGAACGAATACGGGAGCGATTATCTGGTGAATGCATTCAACACCCGATTGATAAGCGTTTTTTAAAAAATGTGCAGATATTTGTCGAGGATGTACTAAAGATTCGTCGAACAAAAAAGGATATACCAGATATCATCACGGTTACGGATTCGACCATGACTTCATCATCCATGCCGGGAATAGAAAAAATTATCTGA
- a CDS encoding flavin reductase family protein: protein MKLKPMKRESVFPLPITLISTISSKGIRNIAPYSCVMPILRPLDLVCIATAKRRDTLDNIKETGEFVINMATTDLTDAVIPTARISPPEEDEFISAGLDEKPSVVVKPPGIMGCYAWMECTLDKLIEEPSYILIIGKVVHLEILDEIYRPDGSWDVERAEPLLMTGSDTSMHYCTVTDTGRSDPFSAMFPHNVDPIAKKYQDD, encoded by the coding sequence ATGAAGCTTAAACCAATGAAGAGGGAATCTGTATTTCCCCTTCCAATAACCCTTATCTCAACGATCAGTTCAAAAGGCATCAGAAATATTGCACCATATTCCTGTGTCATGCCCATATTACGACCACTTGATCTGGTCTGCATCGCAACCGCCAAACGACGGGATACCCTTGACAATATTAAGGAAACCGGGGAGTTCGTCATCAACATGGCTACAACCGACTTAACTGATGCAGTCATCCCGACTGCCCGAATTTCTCCTCCGGAAGAGGATGAATTTATTTCAGCCGGTCTTGATGAGAAACCATCAGTCGTCGTAAAACCCCCGGGAATAATGGGCTGTTATGCATGGATGGAATGTACATTGGATAAACTCATTGAAGAGCCATCATACATCCTCATTATCGGGAAAGTTGTACATCTTGAGATTCTTGATGAGATATACAGGCCGGATGGTTCATGGGATGTTGAACGGGCAGAACCACTCCTCATGACCGGATCTGATACCAGTATGCATTATTGCACCGTAACTGACACTGGACGTTCGGATCCATTCAGTGCGATGTTCCCGCATAATGTCGATCCCATCGCGAAAAAATACCAGGATGATTAA
- a CDS encoding IS4-like element ISMhu6 family transposase: MKKPSSKGLKNLKSWVFQKFTFDFIEKTARETGFMQRKRKLDPVLLIFTLIFGVSSHMKPTLDEIHRHYIDLDDNPKILTSIRNQSFRKRFNLKLVDFLKSLMEHYIDQMVHQSPAHLKGIVGGFKDILVQDSSIIRISKKLYELHPAARSRDESAGLKIHAIYSVVSNSVKNAIITTERVHDSKMLKIGPEIENILLINDLGYYSLKIFSKIQQYGGFFVSRIKSNAVFKVVSINSGPSEITSIVDHIRFKSINGYDFLDLMPKKGVYDLICSFHVGDKRINKIKTPIFQEFRVICTWNPLTEKWHLYITNISKELFSADDIYDLYRFRWVIELIFKELKGDYDLGKMFLGNEPMAFIHIYSMLLRFIISRDLFSWIVSTSRKNDKGKYTPMLWSKVFSEKGLEFLSVLNQNLFGKGNVNKRWVKLEKSLRHLAKSRNIKETLSLKFSEIL, translated from the coding sequence ATGAAGAAGCCTTCTTCTAAGGGTCTAAAAAACCTAAAATCTTGGGTATTTCAAAAATTTACCTTTGATTTTATTGAAAAGACAGCTCGGGAAACAGGATTTATGCAGAGAAAAAGGAAACTCGATCCTGTTCTTTTGATATTTACCCTCATTTTTGGAGTCAGCAGTCATATGAAACCCACATTAGACGAGATCCATCGTCATTATATTGACCTTGATGATAATCCAAAGATACTAACCTCAATTCGTAACCAAAGTTTCAGGAAGCGGTTTAATTTAAAATTAGTAGATTTTCTGAAATCACTGATGGAACATTATATAGATCAAATGGTTCATCAGTCTCCTGCTCATTTAAAGGGAATTGTAGGGGGTTTCAAAGATATTTTAGTTCAAGACAGCAGTATTATTCGAATTAGTAAAAAACTCTATGAATTGCATCCTGCAGCACGTTCTCGCGATGAATCTGCTGGATTAAAGATCCATGCAATTTATAGTGTTGTTTCTAATTCAGTAAAAAATGCAATTATAACAACAGAAAGGGTTCATGACTCTAAGATGTTAAAAATTGGACCTGAAATAGAGAATATTCTCCTAATAAACGACCTGGGATACTATTCTCTAAAAATTTTCTCTAAAATTCAACAATATGGAGGTTTTTTTGTTAGTAGAATAAAAAGCAATGCTGTTTTTAAGGTTGTTTCAATCAATTCAGGACCTTCTGAAATAACATCAATTGTTGATCATATTCGTTTTAAAAGCATTAATGGCTACGATTTTTTAGATCTAATGCCAAAAAAAGGAGTTTATGATCTCATTTGTTCATTTCATGTTGGAGACAAGCGGATTAACAAAATTAAAACTCCAATTTTTCAAGAATTCAGGGTAATTTGTACCTGGAATCCTCTTACTGAAAAATGGCACCTCTATATCACAAATATCAGTAAAGAGTTATTTTCGGCTGATGATATTTATGATTTATACCGATTTCGTTGGGTGATTGAACTTATTTTTAAGGAATTAAAAGGGGATTACGACCTTGGAAAAATGTTTCTCGGAAATGAGCCAATGGCGTTTATTCACATTTATTCCATGTTACTACGGTTTATTATTAGCAGAGATCTGTTTTCCTGGATTGTATCTACGTCTCGAAAAAATGATAAAGGAAAATATACCCCGATGTTATGGTCAAAAGTATTTTCAGAGAAAGGATTGGAGTTTTTGAGTGTTTTGAATCAAAATTTATTTGGCAAAGGGAACGTAAACAAACGATGGGTTAAATTAGAAAAATCACTGCGGCACCTTGCAAAAAGCCGCAACATAAAAGAAACTCTCTCATTGAAATTTTCTGAAATTTTGTAG
- the hmdC gene encoding 5,10-methenyltetrahydromethanopterin hydrogenase cofactor biosynthesis protein HmdC produces MHDLIRKAINDPDAAWELSKIEKGPRDVIDAVTSLNREEAIKLGNTFKRFPLGCDLTEILVGTCASDLEKTDILGNCMLADSIGASIHVCAYAFADIAEAHGMKGIDLLKEVREITEVPLDLDHFGRYGPMRLPPQIIGCNGQCYNEGPPFSGCPRDRIHSRLLDVEQDALSDRDEWVKISSSVAVNLTCVQGADGHAAPLDEAQEVADLARKYGKGIEAIMFVGDGYDDLIKGFTAALDMGVDVFVLEGGPFNCSTDRLTAFARAVAIARILVPGKIVATNGAYEDECRIGLRAGLNAIITGFPKNHHGYMCGYSPGKIKRGYFGLPRILQIIKEEVRDRWTHTPIQKGELEALARAVKVVGIDTVYPQKIRYTYVGDAHWACLPHTPVFSRTHVLKTVQDIVSMALDGQIGDTVALLGGRFVSWAIAKKLDGVVDSIIISDVDPWIEHVTIDNLRSELHTEISPAKSSDTYAHEHADTSIICSTMPELVRKMSWKCGDAITLI; encoded by the coding sequence ATGCATGATTTAATTAGAAAAGCCATAAATGACCCTGATGCTGCATGGGAACTCTCTAAAATCGAAAAGGGTCCACGTGACGTCATCGACGCGGTCACGTCGCTAAACCGTGAAGAAGCAATTAAACTCGGAAATACCTTTAAACGGTTCCCTCTGGGGTGTGATCTTACAGAAATACTTGTAGGCACCTGTGCATCTGATCTTGAAAAGACTGATATTTTAGGCAATTGTATGCTTGCCGATAGTATTGGAGCATCTATTCATGTATGCGCATATGCCTTTGCAGATATTGCTGAAGCACATGGTATGAAAGGAATCGATCTTTTAAAAGAAGTACGGGAGATAACTGAAGTACCCCTGGACCTTGATCATTTCGGGAGATATGGTCCTATGAGGCTGCCTCCTCAAATTATCGGTTGTAATGGTCAATGCTATAATGAAGGACCTCCTTTTTCCGGTTGTCCACGAGATCGGATTCACTCACGGCTTTTGGATGTTGAGCAGGATGCGCTATCAGATCGGGATGAATGGGTGAAAATTTCGTCATCGGTTGCCGTGAATCTTACCTGTGTTCAGGGTGCTGATGGTCATGCAGCTCCCCTGGATGAGGCGCAGGAAGTTGCAGACCTTGCGAGAAAATATGGGAAAGGGATCGAGGCAATCATGTTCGTTGGTGATGGATATGATGATTTAATAAAGGGATTTACCGCAGCTCTTGATATGGGTGTGGATGTTTTTGTCCTGGAAGGAGGGCCTTTTAACTGCTCAACAGACCGCCTCACAGCATTTGCCAGGGCTGTAGCCATCGCCCGCATTCTGGTTCCGGGGAAGATTGTCGCTACCAATGGTGCATATGAAGATGAATGCAGAATTGGACTTCGGGCTGGATTGAATGCAATAATTACAGGTTTTCCAAAGAATCACCACGGGTATATGTGTGGCTATTCTCCCGGTAAGATTAAGAGAGGTTATTTTGGATTACCGCGGATTTTACAGATTATAAAAGAAGAGGTCCGGGATCGATGGACACATACTCCAATTCAAAAAGGTGAATTAGAAGCACTTGCACGGGCGGTGAAGGTCGTAGGAATTGATACTGTCTATCCACAGAAGATCAGATATACGTATGTAGGAGATGCACATTGGGCATGTCTTCCCCATACTCCGGTATTCTCCCGGACTCATGTTCTCAAGACTGTACAGGATATTGTTTCAATGGCACTTGACGGTCAGATTGGTGATACGGTGGCTTTATTGGGAGGTAGGTTTGTCTCTTGGGCGATTGCAAAGAAACTTGATGGTGTTGTGGACAGTATCATCATCAGTGATGTTGATCCATGGATTGAGCACGTGACTATTGATAATCTTCGCTCTGAATTACATACTGAGATCTCTCCTGCCAAATCCAGTGATACGTATGCACATGAGCATGCTGATACATCAATCATCTGTTCTACAATGCCTGAACTGGTCAGGAAAATGAGTTGGAAATGCGGGGATGCAATTACCCTGATTTAA
- a CDS encoding UPF0254 family protein: MVIRVALAECFTHGLISREIHAFSMGYPLTYHWSTDPEDFPISVIAGLFIPTLSGIRTILHFEPLPPAEVINDIKIYNQDQDLLMAFLMAQAVKNLTCADIGIGTCAGVGKGGIALVYEKGSEVITSEHYADLRFSSACEIMSRQKSGVVMCLRHFESILNTKFKNCQKIIPSN, encoded by the coding sequence ATGGTTATCAGGGTAGCCCTTGCAGAATGTTTTACGCATGGGTTAATCTCACGTGAGATTCATGCATTTTCCATGGGATATCCCCTTACGTATCATTGGAGCACTGACCCGGAAGACTTTCCAATATCGGTGATAGCTGGTCTTTTCATCCCGACATTGTCAGGCATTCGGACTATTCTTCACTTTGAGCCCCTTCCTCCTGCTGAAGTAATAAATGACATTAAGATATACAACCAGGACCAGGATCTGCTAATGGCTTTTTTGATGGCCCAGGCAGTAAAAAATCTGACCTGTGCAGATATTGGCATCGGAACCTGTGCCGGTGTCGGGAAAGGGGGGATAGCCCTGGTCTATGAGAAGGGAAGTGAGGTAATTACATCAGAACACTATGCTGATCTCCGATTCTCATCTGCATGTGAGATCATGTCCAGACAGAAATCCGGGGTAGTGATGTGTCTTCGCCATTTTGAATCCATATTGAATACAAAATTTAAGAATTGTCAGAAAATTATTCCCAGTAATTAA
- a CDS encoding daunorubicin resistance protein DrrA family ABC transporter ATP-binding protein, whose amino-acid sequence MASIIETHDLTKRFGSHTAVNNISLTIQKGEVFGLLGPNGAGKTTFLSMLCTILKPSSGSAQINGFDIIRESAQVRKSIGIVFQDPSVDSDMTSRENLQMHADLYGVPISEQNVRIYEVLELVGLSDRADDFMYTYSGGMRRRLEIARGLLHYPRVLFLDEPTIGLDPRSREHIWDYIRKLRKREEMTIILTTHYMEEADRLCDRVAIIDKGSIVAMDTPSLLKQEVAGDTIIMGSDQIQNLSDVLIRDNIVQDVSFQGSEIKIFVQNAQFLLPRIVESAVHAGIRIDHITITHPDMNDVFIHYTGKDLGGGEVREQTGRVAMMKRRRAR is encoded by the coding sequence ATGGCATCTATTATTGAAACACACGATCTTACCAAACGATTCGGTTCACACACTGCCGTGAACAATATATCTCTGACTATCCAGAAAGGAGAGGTTTTCGGACTACTCGGACCGAATGGTGCGGGCAAAACCACTTTTTTATCTATGCTCTGTACCATCCTGAAACCCTCCTCCGGTTCTGCACAAATAAACGGGTTTGATATTATTCGTGAATCGGCTCAGGTCCGCAAGTCAATAGGTATTGTTTTTCAGGATCCAAGTGTTGATTCTGATATGACATCCCGTGAAAACCTCCAGATGCATGCTGATCTCTATGGGGTTCCGATTTCTGAGCAGAATGTGCGGATTTACGAGGTTCTAGAACTCGTCGGATTATCTGATCGGGCTGATGATTTCATGTATACCTATTCCGGAGGGATGCGAAGAAGACTGGAAATCGCCCGTGGCCTGCTCCATTATCCCCGTGTTTTGTTTCTTGATGAACCCACCATCGGTCTGGATCCCAGGAGCCGTGAACATATCTGGGATTATATCAGAAAATTGCGAAAAAGAGAAGAGATGACCATTATTCTGACCACTCATTACATGGAGGAGGCAGACCGGCTTTGTGATAGAGTTGCAATTATTGATAAGGGAAGCATAGTTGCGATGGACACGCCTTCATTATTAAAACAGGAAGTAGCAGGAGATACTATCATAATGGGTTCTGATCAGATCCAGAATCTGTCAGACGTGCTGATACGGGATAATATTGTACAAGATGTGTCCTTTCAGGGGTCAGAAATTAAAATTTTTGTGCAGAATGCTCAATTCCTCCTTCCCCGAATTGTCGAATCAGCAGTTCATGCAGGGATACGGATTGACCATATTACCATCACCCATCCGGATATGAATGACGTCTTCATCCATTATACAGGAAAAGACCTGGGTGGGGGAGAGGTACGGGAGCAGACCGGCAGGGTTGCCATGATGAAGAGGCGGAGAGCCAGATGA
- a CDS encoding SAM-dependent methyltransferase HcgC family protein: MKNYASRSGLIYKAVLHESLFTAMGTRHKGILRTFGLGSKTSGTMTLTLEVIRSSMNAALQEEGVLYCSSHLDFFERMIFKENDLDKFFTQLLRSALIISSLKDVDPDAILKRYLSRILCQIDGA; the protein is encoded by the coding sequence TTGAAAAATTATGCCTCAAGATCTGGATTAATCTACAAAGCTGTCTTACATGAATCCCTCTTCACAGCCATGGGGACGAGGCATAAAGGAATCCTCCGGACATTCGGACTGGGATCGAAGACATCCGGCACGATGACCCTTACCCTGGAGGTTATCCGTTCCAGTATGAATGCGGCATTACAGGAAGAAGGGGTTTTATATTGCTCATCTCATCTTGATTTTTTTGAACGAATGATCTTTAAAGAGAACGATCTGGATAAATTTTTCACACAATTGCTACGATCAGCCCTGATAATATCATCTCTGAAAGATGTTGATCCCGATGCAATACTTAAGAGATATCTCAGCCGGATTTTGTGCCAGATAGATGGGGCATAG
- a CDS encoding ABC transporter permease, with product MSELRGIYTLWLREVKKFLREKPRLLNAICQPLLWLFIFGTGMRFSSGMPGINYQEFIFPGLVVQAMLFTAMFMGVSVIWDREFGFLKEILVSPISRTSVFLGKMLGVSTDVMIQGIIIFPFAYLIGIPVTVFMVFEALPLMILITTGLVCIGLTFASLMKSFEGFGLIQTFINLPMFFLSGALFPLANVPIWLQWASYLNPLTYGVDALRTVMMGDTWVQLFPMELDILVLVCFDIIMFIIGKTAFCRTE from the coding sequence ATGAGTGAACTTCGGGGAATTTACACCCTGTGGCTTCGGGAAGTCAAGAAATTCCTGCGGGAAAAACCCAGGCTATTAAACGCCATCTGTCAGCCTCTGTTATGGCTTTTTATCTTTGGAACCGGGATGCGATTTTCATCTGGTATGCCTGGAATAAATTACCAGGAGTTTATCTTCCCCGGACTGGTTGTCCAGGCAATGTTGTTTACTGCTATGTTCATGGGAGTGTCGGTCATATGGGACCGGGAATTCGGGTTTCTAAAAGAGATCCTCGTCTCTCCTATCTCAAGAACGTCAGTCTTTCTGGGGAAAATGCTTGGCGTCAGTACAGATGTAATGATCCAGGGGATTATCATATTTCCTTTTGCGTATCTGATTGGAATACCGGTTACTGTGTTCATGGTTTTCGAGGCTCTGCCACTTATGATCCTGATAACAACCGGTCTTGTGTGTATTGGCCTTACCTTTGCAAGCCTGATGAAAAGTTTTGAGGGATTCGGGCTAATTCAGACGTTTATCAATCTCCCGATGTTCTTTTTAAGCGGGGCACTCTTTCCGCTTGCCAATGTTCCAATCTGGCTTCAATGGGCGAGTTATCTAAATCCTCTCACCTATGGTGTTGATGCCCTCCGGACGGTTATGATGGGAGATACCTGGGTGCAGCTCTTTCCGATGGAACTGGATATCCTGGTCCTGGTTTGTTTTGACATCATTATGTTCATCATCGGAAAAACAGCATTCTGCAGGACAGAATAG
- a CDS encoding Nif3-like dinuclear metal center hexameric protein — protein sequence MKAVELFSRFEQDIPPSYAVPGDQNGYIGTLDPHIFDVQKILVLMDYILPESPNIDYSLYDLLVLHHPPPISPVIPTYVIHSNWDIVTGGACDALADALNITSFDVLDESTGIGRIGGIDRETEDIITQGRFIHEIMATLRVHDIRTVNCNRFQPVGTICVISGFGLTPPLISKAISKGVDIVVSGDLTHPGAVLAKNANITLIDATHHATELPGLYRLGEMISSYGLDVQVRNFGIPWTRSVNRGVRREYDNH from the coding sequence ATGAAGGCTGTTGAACTTTTCTCCCGGTTCGAGCAGGATATTCCACCATCTTATGCAGTACCGGGTGATCAAAACGGGTATATTGGAACTTTGGATCCTCATATCTTCGATGTTCAGAAAATACTTGTTCTGATGGATTATATTCTGCCAGAATCACCAAACATTGACTATTCTCTCTATGATTTGCTTGTACTTCACCATCCTCCGCCTATATCTCCGGTAATTCCTACATATGTTATTCATTCCAATTGGGATATTGTCACGGGTGGTGCATGTGATGCTCTAGCAGATGCCCTAAACATTACCTCTTTCGATGTTCTGGATGAATCAACTGGAATCGGAAGAATTGGGGGAATTGATCGGGAGACAGAAGATATTATCACTCAGGGTCGGTTTATTCATGAAATCATGGCAACGCTCAGAGTCCATGATATTCGGACCGTGAACTGTAACCGATTTCAACCGGTTGGTACAATCTGCGTTATATCAGGTTTTGGACTTACTCCTCCTCTCATATCAAAAGCGATCAGCAAAGGAGTGGATATCGTTGTATCCGGCGATTTAACCCATCCTGGGGCGGTTCTTGCAAAGAATGCAAACATTACCCTCATTGATGCGACTCATCATGCAACTGAATTGCCCGGATTGTACCGGCTTGGTGAAATGATCTCATCATATGGCCTGGACGTACAGGTTAGAAATTTTGGCATCCCATGGACGAGGAGTGTGAACAGGGGTGTCAGGAGAGAGTATGACAATCATTGA
- a CDS encoding class I SAM-dependent methyltransferase, which produces MAHRYARDTPQEKEEARLKRILDLIISTGIDIKGSQVLDIGAGTGSLSIPLAHMGAHVTALDFSDEMLKKLNKRADEENVTIQTILKSWDTINPDEEGFRKKFDLVIASMTPAVRNPHDLSLMLETAKGICYYSGWVHRKWDPSYYDLYKTLFHEEFKESPHGFYLPFMYLYLLGYRPEVSLLEDDWSNYETIDEYIETAAGFFSTTRQIDDQMKDRIREYITPHAQDGKYLARSQVITGMMVWDVREQNTKP; this is translated from the coding sequence ATGGCTCACCGATATGCCCGGGACACACCCCAGGAAAAAGAAGAAGCCAGACTGAAAAGGATATTGGACCTGATTATCAGTACAGGCATTGACATAAAAGGATCCCAGGTTCTTGACATCGGTGCCGGAACTGGTTCTCTCTCAATCCCACTTGCACATATGGGTGCTCACGTGACCGCCCTTGATTTTTCAGATGAGATGCTGAAAAAATTAAATAAACGGGCAGATGAGGAGAACGTCACCATTCAGACAATCTTAAAATCCTGGGACACAATCAATCCTGATGAGGAAGGATTTCGAAAGAAATTTGATCTTGTTATTGCATCCATGACACCAGCAGTCAGGAATCCCCATGATCTCTCCCTCATGCTTGAAACGGCAAAAGGAATCTGCTATTACAGTGGATGGGTTCATCGAAAATGGGATCCCTCATACTATGACCTCTACAAAACTCTGTTTCATGAGGAGTTCAAAGAATCACCCCATGGGTTTTACCTCCCGTTCATGTACCTGTATCTGCTCGGATACCGGCCGGAAGTATCCCTTCTTGAGGATGACTGGAGTAATTACGAGACGATAGATGAGTATATTGAGACTGCTGCTGGTTTTTTCAGCACCACAAGACAGATTGATGACCAGATGAAAGACCGTATCAGGGAGTATATCACCCCCCATGCACAAGATGGAAAATACCTTGCCCGATCACAGGTAATAACCGGCATGATGGTCTGGGATGTAAGAGAACAGAACACAAAACCCTGA
- a CDS encoding ThiF family adenylyltransferase, with amino-acid sequence MTIIEMENQKIPRGHVTLVGLGRLGFRIALDLIQVHRGGPKKITVIDGQKISAEDIIFRMNGGTIGEYKVDLLHQLSHPQNTRQIETIHENIAPHNLDLITGDVVSIQIAGGDTLPVTAMIVAHAHSYGAKTISTMGVSGIGNEQIRALDIDSADPHNPIVKSLRDQQIKGHILVGTGKLIRDWEPVTPHILDRVSEVMTAEILTLLHETWLSG; translated from the coding sequence ATGACAATCATTGAGATGGAAAACCAGAAAATTCCGAGGGGTCATGTCACTCTGGTTGGCCTTGGAAGACTTGGATTTCGCATAGCATTGGATCTTATTCAGGTACATCGGGGTGGTCCGAAAAAGATCACAGTGATAGATGGACAGAAGATATCAGCAGAGGACATCATATTTCGGATGAATGGGGGCACAATCGGAGAATATAAAGTCGATCTCCTGCACCAGTTGTCACATCCACAAAATACACGTCAAATTGAAACCATCCATGAAAACATTGCACCCCATAATCTTGACCTGATTACTGGTGATGTGGTTAGCATTCAGATTGCTGGAGGCGATACCCTTCCGGTTACTGCGATGATCGTTGCTCATGCCCATTCCTATGGTGCCAAAACTATCAGTACCATGGGTGTATCTGGTATCGGTAATGAGCAGATCAGAGCCCTGGATATCGATTCAGCTGACCCTCATAATCCGATTGTGAAATCTCTTCGTGACCAGCAGATTAAGGGCCACATATTAGTTGGGACCGGAAAACTCATCCGTGACTGGGAACCGGTGACCCCCCATATCCTGGATCGGGTTTCTGAGGTAATGACGGCAGAAATTTTAACACTCCTTCATGAAACATGGTTATCAGGGTAG